One Bacillus amyloliquefaciens DSM 7 = ATCC 23350 DNA window includes the following coding sequences:
- the ribE gene encoding 6,7-dimethyl-8-ribityllumazine synthase, with protein MNIIQGNLVGTGLKIGIVVGRFNEFITSKLLSGAEDTLIRHGVESNDIDVAWVPGAFEIPFAAKKMAETKKYDAVITLGTVIRGATTHYDYVCNEAAKGIAQAGTATGVPVIFGIVTTETIEQAIERAGTKAGNKGADCAVSAIEMANLNRSFE; from the coding sequence ATGAATATCATACAAGGAAACCTAGTAGGAACAGGACTTAAAATCGGAATCGTCGTCGGCAGATTTAATGAATTTATTACGAGCAAGCTGTTAAGCGGAGCAGAAGACACATTGATTCGCCACGGTGTAGAATCAAATGACATTGATGTCGCTTGGGTGCCGGGAGCGTTTGAAATCCCGTTTGCCGCAAAAAAAATGGCGGAAACGAAAAAATACGATGCCGTCATTACACTTGGCACGGTGATCAGAGGAGCGACAACGCATTATGACTATGTCTGCAACGAAGCGGCAAAAGGCATCGCTCAGGCGGGAACGGCGACGGGCGTCCCGGTTATCTTCGGCATCGTGACGACTGAAACCATTGAGCAGGCTATCGAACGCGCCGGAACAAAAGCCGGAAATAAGGGAGCGGACTGCGCAGTATCCGCCATTGAAATGGCAAATTTAAACCGCTCATTTGAATAA